From Mus musculus strain C57BL/6J chromosome 17, GRCm38.p6 C57BL/6J, the proteins below share one genomic window:
- the Cd320 gene encoding CD320 antigen isoform 1 precursor (isoform 1 precursor is encoded by transcript variant 1), with product MARGGAGRAVALGLVLRLLFGLRTGLEAAPAPAHTRVQVSGSRADSCPTDTFQCLTSGYCVPLSWRCDGDQDCSDGSDEEDCRIESCAQNGQCQPQSALPCSCDNISGCSDVSDKNLNCSRPPCQESELHCILDDVCIPHTWRCDGHPDCLDSSDELSCDTDTEIDKIFQEENATTTRISTTMENETSFRNVTFTSAGDSSRNPSAYGVIAAAGVLSAILVSATLLILLRLRGQGYLPPPGLLVAVKESLLLSERKTSLI from the exons ATGGCGCGGGGCGGAGCTGGGCGGGCAGTGGCCCTGGGCCTGGTGCTGCGGCTCCTCTTTGGTCTCAGAACAGGCCTAGAGGCCGCTCCGGCTCCGGCCCATACCCGGGTCCAAGTCTCCG GCTCTAGAGCTGACTCCTGCCCGACAGACACCTTCCAGTGTCTTACCAGTGGCTATTGTGTGCCCCTTTCCTGGCGCTGTGATGGGGACCAGGACTGCTCTGATGGCAGTGACGAGGAAGACTGTA GGATTGAGTCATGTGCTCAGAATGGGCAGTGCCAACCACAGTCTGCCCTTCCTTGCTCCTGTGACAACATCAGTGGTTGCTCTGATGTCTCTGACAAGAACCTCAACTGCAGCCGCCCACCCTGTCAGGAGAGTGAGCTGCATTGCATACTGGATGATGTCTGTATTCCACACACGTGGCGCTGTGATGGCCACCCAGACTGTCTTGACTCCAGTGATGAGCTCAGCTGTG ACACTGACACAGAAATTGATAAGATATTCCAGGAGGAGAATGCCACAACTACAAGGATTTCTACGACCATGGAGAATGAGACCTCTTTCAGGAATGTAACATTTACCTCTGCTGGGGACTCATCCCGAAACCCAAGTGCCTATGGGGTTATTGCAGCTGCTG GGGTGTTGAGTGCCATCCTGGTTTCGGCCACCCTTCTCATATTGCTACGCCTCCGAGGTCAGGGTTATCTGCCCCCACCAGGGCTGTTGGTGGCTGTGAAGGAGTCGCTGCTGCTGTCAGAAAGGAAAACCTCTCTGATCTGA
- the Cd320 gene encoding CD320 antigen isoform 2 precursor (isoform 2 precursor is encoded by transcript variant 2), protein MWAGRLLFLILTSHHAGLVTRYLLAAGSRADSCPTDTFQCLTSGYCVPLSWRCDGDQDCSDGSDEEDCRIESCAQNGQCQPQSALPCSCDNISGCSDVSDKNLNCSRPPCQESELHCILDDVCIPHTWRCDGHPDCLDSSDELSCDTDTEIDKIFQEENATTTRISTTMENETSFRNVTFTSAGDSSRNPSAYGVIAAAGVLSAILVSATLLILLRLRGQGYLPPPGLLVAVKESLLLSERKTSLI, encoded by the exons ATGTGGGCTGGAAggcttttgtttctgattttgacCTCTCACCACGCAGGGCTGGTCACCCGGTACCTTCTTGCAGCAG GCTCTAGAGCTGACTCCTGCCCGACAGACACCTTCCAGTGTCTTACCAGTGGCTATTGTGTGCCCCTTTCCTGGCGCTGTGATGGGGACCAGGACTGCTCTGATGGCAGTGACGAGGAAGACTGTA GGATTGAGTCATGTGCTCAGAATGGGCAGTGCCAACCACAGTCTGCCCTTCCTTGCTCCTGTGACAACATCAGTGGTTGCTCTGATGTCTCTGACAAGAACCTCAACTGCAGCCGCCCACCCTGTCAGGAGAGTGAGCTGCATTGCATACTGGATGATGTCTGTATTCCACACACGTGGCGCTGTGATGGCCACCCAGACTGTCTTGACTCCAGTGATGAGCTCAGCTGTG ACACTGACACAGAAATTGATAAGATATTCCAGGAGGAGAATGCCACAACTACAAGGATTTCTACGACCATGGAGAATGAGACCTCTTTCAGGAATGTAACATTTACCTCTGCTGGGGACTCATCCCGAAACCCAAGTGCCTATGGGGTTATTGCAGCTGCTG GGGTGTTGAGTGCCATCCTGGTTTCGGCCACCCTTCTCATATTGCTACGCCTCCGAGGTCAGGGTTATCTGCCCCCACCAGGGCTGTTGGTGGCTGTGAAGGAGTCGCTGCTGCTGTCAGAAAGGAAAACCTCTCTGATCTGA